The Lasioglossum baleicum chromosome 12, iyLasBale1, whole genome shotgun sequence genome includes a region encoding these proteins:
- the Glct gene encoding ceramide glucosyltransferase, translated as MNSMVYTVYGFAVFFMIFWTGMWILHVLALIAGRWKLHRKVTQVPTYEIPLPGVSIIKPLMGVDPNLFNNLETFFIMEYPRYELLFCVEDDSDPVLMLVRKLIEKYPEVDARVFTGGRNVGVNPKINNMQPAYEAAKHELVLISDSGIKMKEDTLLDMVNYMTDNVALVHQMPFTCDREGFAAVYEKIFFGTVQSRMYLAADLLRINCHTGMSALLRKAPLDEVGGLKKFGVYLAEDFFYAKSLTDRGWRITVSSQPALQNSGHCELHSFQARLRRWAKLRVAMLPTTIVLEPLSECFVLGACASWAASVLLEWDSLVFYLVHILLWFMFDWTLLCVVQNGPLPFNKLEFVCVWLLSEITRPYLFLQAVLDPLIQWRSRVYKLRWGGVAEEVKAKVKY; from the coding sequence ATGAACTCCATGGTATATACCGTGTATGGGTTCGCGGTATTCTTCATGATATTTTGGACGGGCATGTGGATCCTTCACGTACTAGCGTTAATAGCCGGCCGCTGGAAGCTCCACCGTAAAGTCACCCAAGTACCAACCTACGAGATCCCGTTGCCCGGCGTGTCGATCATAAAACCATTGATGGGCGTAGATCCGAATTTGTTCAACAATCTAGAGACGTTTTTCATCATGGAGTATCCTCGTTACGAGCTGTTGTTCTGCGTCGAGGACGATTCGGACCCGGTGTTGATGCTGGTGCGGAAGCTGATCGAGAAATATCCGGAGGTGGACGCACGAGTGTTCACCGGCGGCCGTAACGTCGGCGTCAACCCGAAAATCAACAACATGCAACCGGCGTACGAGGCGGCCAAGCACGAACTGGTTTTGATCAGCGACAGCGGCATCAAGATGAAGGAGGACACGCTGCTGGACATGGTCAACTACATGACCGACAACGTAGCGCTGGTTCACCAGATGCCGTTCACGTGCGACCGCGAGGGTTTCGCCGCCGTCTACGAGAAAATCTTCTTCGGGACTGTACAGTCGCGGATGTATCTGGCCGCGGATCTCTTAAGGATAAACTGTCACACGGGGATGTCGGCGTTACTTCGAAAGGCGCCTCTCGACGAGGTGGGCGGTTTGAAAAAGTTCGGCGTGTATCTGGCCGAGGACTTTTTCTACGCGAAGTCGTTGACCGACCGCGGATGGCGGATCACCGTCTCCTCGCAGCCGGCGTTGCAGAACAGCGGTCACTGCGAGCTACACTCGTTTCAGGCGAGGCTGCGAAGGTGGGCGAAGCTCAGGGTGGCCATGCTGCCCACAACAATCGTGCTCGAGCCGTTGAGCGAGTGCTTTGTGTTAGGTGCTTGTGCTTCCTGGGCGGCCAGCGTACTCCTCGAGTGGGACTCGCTTGTTTTCTATCTGGTACACATACTGTTGTGGTTCATGTTCGACTGGACGCTGCTGTGTGTCGTGCAGAACGGCCCGTTGCCGTTCAACAAATTAGAGTTCGTGTGCGTATGGTTGCTCAGCGAGATCACCAGGCCCTATCTTTTTCTCCAAGCGGTCCTAGATCCTCTGATACAGTGGCGGTCCCGTGTTTACAAGCTCAGGTGGGGCGGCGTCGCCGAAGAGGTTAAGGCgaaagtaaaatattaa
- the Hay gene encoding ATP-dependent DNA helicase hay produces MGPPKRFKKDNDRGKWKKRKEDPEEYNDDDSIDDNEADGVPDAAKNDVEKQDETALEDEFGAKDYRSQMILKPDCVSRPLWVAPNGHIFLESFSPVYKHAHDFLIAISEPVCRPEHIHEYKLTAYSLYAAVSVGLQTHDIIEYLKRLSKTTIPDGIIEFIKLCTLSYGKVKLVLKHNKYFVESPYPEVLQKLLKDPVIQECRLRKNIEDEKDEIITNVQSKTKTPQFGAKAVTNVPVPVGTTKVPEITNDQVPPAETAIVPEDITTFYDKMDKEDEDEEEEQELKTVSFEVNQEKIEVIQKRCIELEHPLLAEYDFRNDSVNPDINIDLKPSAVLRPYQEKSLRKMFGNGRARSGVIVLPCGAGKSLVGVTACCTVRKRALVLCNSGVSVEQWKQQFKMWSTADDSMICRFTSEAKDKPMGCGILVTTYSMITHTQKRSWEAEQTMRWLQEQEWGIMVLDEVHTIPAKMFRRVLTIVQSHCKLGLTATLLREDDKIADLNFLIGPKLYEANWLELQKRGFIARVQCAEVWCPMTPEFYREYLGCKMSRKLLLYVMNPNKFRCCQYLIRYHERRGDKTIVFSDNVFALKHYAIKMNKPYIYGPTSQSERIQILQNFKFNTKVNTIFVSKVADTSFDLPEANVLIQISSHGGSRRQEAQRLGRILRAKKGAIAEEYNAFFYTLVSQDTMEMNYSRKRQRFLVNQGYAYKVITKLAGMDEEPDLMYATREEQGHLLQQVLSASDMDADEERIPGEGPRPIMRKAGNMTSMSGADDAVYYEYRKAPGSSTANKHPLFKKFRA; encoded by the exons ATGGGTCCGCCGAAACGGTTTAAAAAAGATAACG ATCGTGGTAAATGGAAGAAACGCAAAGAAGATCCCGAAGAGTATAACGACGATGATTCTATAGACGATAACGAAGCAGACGGTGTGCCAGACGCAGCCAAAAATGATGTTGAAAAGCAAGACGAAACAGCATTGGAAGACGAATTCGGCGCAAAAGAttatcgttctcaaatgatTTTGAAGCCTGACTGTGTGTCAAGACCACTTTGGGTG GCACCGAACGGACACATTTTCTTAGAGTCCTTTTCACCTGTTTATAAGCATGCTCATGATTTCCTAATCGCCATCTCTGAGCCTGTGTGTCGACCGGAACATATTCACGAG TACAAGCTAACCGCTTACTCCTTGTACGCGGCTGTTAGCGTTGGTCTACAAACGCACGATATTATAGAGTATTTGAAGAGACTGAGTAAGACTACTATTCCTGATGGTATTATAGAGTTTATAAAGTTGTGTACATTATCCTATGGTAAGGTGAAGCTAGTGTTGAAGCACAATAAATATTTCGTCGAATCACCTTACCCCGAAGTattacaaaagttattgaaGGATCCGGTGATTCAAGAATGTAGACTGAGGAAGAATATAGAAGATGAGAAGGACGAAATAATTACGAACGTTCAAAGCAAAACTAAAACTCCACAG TTCGGAGCGAAAGCAGTGACCAATGTTCCAGTTCCAGTTGGAACGACCAAAGTGCCTGAGATTACCAATGATCAAGTTCCTCCAGCAGAAACTGCTATAGTACCAGAAGACATAACTACGTTCTATGATAAAATGGACAaagaagacgaagacgaagaagaggaaCAAGAGTTAAAAACTGTTAGCTTCGAAGTGAATCAG GAAAAAATTGAAGTGATACAGAAGAGATGTATAGAATTGGAGCATCCGTTGTTGGCAGAGTACGACTTTCGCAACGATAGCGTGAATCCAGATATCAA TATCGACTTGAAACCGTCGGCAGTGCTCAGGCCTTATCAAGAGAAAAGTTTGAGGAAAATGTTCGGCAATGGACGCGCCAGGTCCGGTGTGATTGTATTACCTTGCG GTGCGGGTAAAAGTTTAGTCGGTGTAACAGCTTGCTGTACAGTACGAAAACGCGCGTTGGTACTATGTAACTCTGGAGTATCGGTGGAACAATGGAAACAACAATTTAAAATGTGGTCGACTGCCGACGACTCGATGATTTGTCGATTCACGAGCGAGGCTAAGGATAAGCCTATGGGTTGTGGGATTTTAGTTACAACTTACTCTATGATCACGCACACTCAGAAGCGTTCGTGGGAAGCCGAACAAACCATGCGATGGCTTCAAGAACAAGAGTGGGGAATCATGGTTTTGGATG AGGTACACACAATCCCTGCGAAAATGTTCAGAAGAGTGCTGACCATTGTCCAGTCTCATTGCAAATTGGGTTTAACCGCGACTTTGTTGCGAGAGGACGACAAAATTGCCGATCTGAATTTTCTCATTGGTCCGAAACTGTACGAGGCAAATTGGTTGGAACTCCAAAAGAGAGGTTTCATCGCGAGGGTGCAGTGCGCCGAAGTTTGGTGTCCCATGACACCAGAATTTTACAGAGAATACCTTGGGTGTAAAATGAGCAGAAAGTTG TTGCTCTACGTTATGAATCCTAACAAATTCCGTTGCTGCCAATATTTAATACGGTATCATGAGAGACGTGGCGATAAAACGATCGTATTTTCAGATAACGTATTCGCTTTAAAGCATTACGCCATTAAAATGAATAAACCGTACATCTACGGTCCCACTAGTCAG AGCGAACGAATACAAATTCTGCAAAACTTCAAGTTCAATACCAAAGTGAACACGATATTCGTGAGCAAGGTGGCGGATACGTCGTTCGATTTACCGGAAGCTAATGTCTTGATCCAAATATCCTCGCACGGTGGTTCGCGGCGTCAAGAAGCCCAACGACTGGGTAGAATTTTACGAGCTAAAAAAG GGGCAATCGCGGAGGAGTATAACGCATTTTTCTACACGCTAGTATCCCAAGACACGATGGAGATGAACTATTCGAGAAAACGTCAACGGTTTCTTGTGAACCAAGGATACGCTTACAAAGTGATTACAAAACTCGCAGGAATGGATGAA GAGCCAGACCTGATGTACGCGACTCGAGAAGAACAGGGACATTTGTTGCAACAGGTTCTCTCCGCTAGCGACATGGACGCGGACGAAGAAAGAATACCTGGAGAGGGACCCAGACCC ATCATGCGCAAGGCTGGCAACATGACATCGATGTCGGGTGCCGACGATGCAGTCTACTACGAGTACAGAAAAGCCCCTGGATCGTCCACTGCAAACAAGCATCCATTGTTTAAGAAGTTCAGGGCGTAA
- the Dus2 gene encoding dihydrouridine synthase 2, which yields MEEDIVTMPERKRLNYENKIILAPMVRIGTLPMRLLALDYGADIVYTEELIDWKLLRSFRRVNDVLGTVDYIDKTDGTVTFRTCAKERDKVVLQIGTCDATRALKVGKMVEQDVAGIDLNMGCPKLFSMLGKMGAALLQEPETATDILRTLVDSLNIPVTCKIRVLPDLQKTIELCERLASTGISAIAVHGRTVSERPQHPNRNEVLKTISSKLTIPVIANGGSREIQTYFDILKFKNVTGCSSVMLARAAEWNCSIFCKEGLLPMENVIKAYIKYAVDCDNSPSNTKYCIQNILREQQKSPLGKRFLNSQTLEQICDVWKLSEYCRTKRKEFEAKGFLGRSQVSPMKEDETRNDDQSCNKRKLSEEEDIILMHCAFLRNNYATDLELPKTILHKWAQTQRKKMPQYETKQKGKLFRSVITVDGRRYGSSFWEKNKKWAEQGAALVCLFSMGLISEKALAESGGVPS from the exons ATGGAAGAAGATATAGTAACAATGCCGGAACGAAAACGCTTAAATTATGAGAATAAAATTATACTGGCTCCTATGGTGCGCATCGGCACGCTTCCTATGCGCCTTCTTGCGCTCGATTATGGTGCTGATATAGTATATACAGAAGAACTAATAGACTGGAAGTTACTACGATCATTTCGTCGTGTAAACG ATGTTTTGGGAACAGTCGATTACATCGACAAAACAGATGGCACAGTGACATTTCGTACCTGTGCCAAAGAAAGAGACAAAGTGGTCCTACAGATTGGTACTTGCGATGCGACACGAGCCCTGAAAGTAGGCAAAATGGTAGAGCAGGATGTCGCTGGTATAGACCTTAATATGGGATGCCCGAAACTATTTTCCATGCTGGGGAAAATGGGTGCTGCTCTTCTCCAGGAACCAGAAACAGCAACAGACATTCTGAGAACGCTGGTAGACAGTTTAAACATTCCGGTAACGTGTAAAATTCGTGTACTGCCAGATCTACAAAAGACCATAGAACTTTGCGAGCGTTTGGCATCTACCGGTATATCAGCCATAGCAGTTCATGGTCGGACTGTAAGCGAAAGGCCACAGCATCCGAACCGTAACGAAGTTCTGAAAACAATTTCCAGTAAACTCACAATACCAGTTATAGCGAACGGAGGCTCGAGAGAAATACAGACATATTTTGATATATTAAA GTTTAAAAATGTAACTGGATGTAGCAGCGTCATGCTCGCACGCGCAGCCGAATGGAACTGTTCCATATTTTGCAAAGAAGGTTTACTACCTATGGAAAACGTAATAAAGGCGTATATCAAATATGCCGTGGACTGCGACAATTCGCCTTCCAATACTAAATATTGTATACAGAATATCCTTCGTGAACAGCAGAAGTCACCGTTGGGTAAAAGATTTCTGAATTCGCAAACCCTCGAGCAGATCTG CGATGTTTGGAAATTGAGCGAATACTGTCGTACAAAGAGGAAAGAGTTTGAAGCGAAAGGTTTCCTAGGCAGGTCACAGGTTTCACCCATGAAAGAGGACGAAACGCGCAACGATGATCAATCGTGTAACAAGAGAAAGCTCTCGGAAGAAGAGGACATAATTTTAATGCATTGCGCGTTCTTGAGAAACAATTACGCGACGGACCTTGAATTACCGAAAACTATTTTACATAAATGGGCACAAACTCAAAGAAAAAAGATGCCGCAATACGAGACGAAACAGAAAGGGAAACTCTTTCGTTCCGTTATCACGGTGGACGGAAGAAGGTACGGATCATCCTTCTG ggAGAAAAACAAGAAGTGGGCAGAACAAGGAGCTGCATTAGTTTGCTTATTTTCTATGGGCCTGATCAGTGAGAAAGCTCTTGCTGAAAGTGGAGGTGTTCCTTCCTGA
- the LOC143214369 gene encoding uncharacterized protein LOC143214369 has translation MKKERYPSLSWKRDDIVTWLEDKGETVNPRHLKIRLLEVAQKYKQPENNYIIDEYAQQHGCTVVRIPPYHYELNLIEFAWANVKEYIRARNTTYKLADVRQLVVAAIENMSAENWQDFIRHTVKEEERLFKLDHITDSVLEGSPEWSNPSDI, from the coding sequence ATGAAGAAGGAAAGATATCCTTCATTGAGCTGGAAAAGGGACGACATCGTCACGTGGCTGGAGGATAAGGGGGAAACGGTTAATCCAAGGCACCTCAAAATTCGGTTACTGGAAGTGGCTCAAAAATATAAGCAACCAGAAAATAATTACATAATTGACGAATATGCCCAGCAACATGGATGTACCGTCGTACGCATTCCACCTTATCACTACGAATTAAACCTCATCGAGTTTGCATGGGCAAACGTTAAGGAATATATTAGGGCGAGGAATACAACGTACAAGTTGGCAGATGTCCGCCAACTTGTAGTTGCAGCCATCGAAAATATGTCCGCCGAAAATTGGCAAGATTTTATTCGCCATACGGTAAAGGAGGAAGAGAGGTTATTCAAACTGGATCACATTACTGATTCAGTTTTGGAAGGAAGTCCCGAGTGGTCGAACCCGTCTGATATATGA